A single window of Castor canadensis chromosome 3, mCasCan1.hap1v2, whole genome shotgun sequence DNA harbors:
- the Gdap1 gene encoding ganglioside-induced differentiation-associated protein 1 isoform X2 — protein sequence MPDKGSMYYPRVQHYRELLDSLPMDAYTHGCILHPELTVDSMIPAYATTRIRSQIGNTESELKKLAEQNPDLQEAYIAKQKRLKSKLLDHDNVKYLKKILDELEKVLDQVETELQRRNEETPEEGHQPWLCGESFTLADVSLAVTLHRLKFLGFARRNWGNGKRPNLETYYERVLKRKTFNKVLGHVNNILISAVLPTAFRVAKKRAPKVLGTTLVVGLLAGMGYFAFTLFRKRLGSMILALRPRPNYF from the exons ATGCCTGATAAAGGAAGCATGTATTACCCACGGGTACAGCATTACCGAGAGCTTCTTGACTCCTTGCCGATGGATGCCTATACACATGGCTGCATTTTACATCCTGAGCTAACAGTGGACTCCATGATCCCAGCCTATGCAACCACAAGGATTCGCA GCCAAATTGGTAACACAGAGTCTGAACTAAAGAAACTTGCTGAACAAAACCCTGATTTGCAAGAGGCATACATCGCCAAACAGAAGCGGCTTAAA TCAAAGCTGCTTGATCATGACAATGTCAAGTATTTGAAGAAAATCCTTGATGAGTTGGAGAAGGTTTTGGATCAAGTTGAAACTGAGctgcaaagaagaaatgaagaaacccCAG AAGAGGGCCACCAGCCTTGGCTATGTGGAGAGTCCTTTACCCTGGCAGACGTCTCACTTGCTGTCACACTGCATCGACTGAAATTCCTGGGGTTTGCAAGGAGAAATTGGGGAAATGGAAAGCGACCGAACTTGGAAACCTATTACGAGCGTGtcttgaagagaaaaacatttaataagGTTTTAGGACATGTCAACAATATATTAATCTCTGCAGTGCTGCCAACAGCATTCCGGGTGGCCAAAAAAAGGGCCCCAAAAGTTCTTGGCACCACCCTTGTGGTTGGTTTGCTTGCAGGAATGGGATATTTTGCTTTTACGCTTTTCAGAAAGAGACTTGGCAGTATGATACTAGCACTTAGACCTAGACCAAATTATTTCTAG